The following is a genomic window from Pseudomonas lurida.
TGGCGCAGGGCTGTCCGGCTCAGCCAAGTCGCTGTCTTTTTCAACCAAGCCTCCGACTGGAGGCGCGGACTATCTTGAGCACCAGGCCCACTGACCTTGATGAGTATGCAGTGCTCTTCGGCCACAGACGATAAGGACAGCCCCACCATGGCAATCGTTCGCCCCACCCTTGAGCAGCTATTGGATATCGCGAGCCGCCTGCACATGCAGCTCAGCCCCGAGCAAGCGCGGGAATACTTGCCGCTGATGCAGGCGAGCTTCGACGCCTATGACCTGATTGACGAGCTGCCCGATTTCATCCCACTTGTACGTTACGAACGCAGCTCGGGCTATCGCCCATCGGCTGCGCACAACCCACTCAACGCCTGGTACGTCCGAACGGAAGTCAGCGGTGCCCGTGACGGCAAACTGGCGGGTAAAACGGTCGCACTCAAGGACAATATCTCACTGGCTGGCGTGCCCATGATGAATGGTGCCAAGCCACTGGAAGGTCACGTTCCATCGTTCGACGCCACCGTCGTCACCCGATTGCTCGACGCGGGCGCAACCATCCTCGGCAAGGCGACATGCGAGCACTACTGCCTGTCCGGTGGCAGCCACACCTCCGACCCCGCACCGGTTCACAACCCTTACCGCCACGGGTTTGCCTCGGGTGGGTCGTCTTCCGGCAGCGCGGCGTTGGTCGCTGCGGGCGAGGTCGACCTGGCAGTCGGCGGTGACCAGGGCGGCTCGATCCGGATTCCTTCCGCATTCTGCGGCACTTACGGGATGAAGCCTACCCACGGCCTGGTGCCTTACACCGGGATCATGGCCATCGAAGCGACGATCGATCATGCCGGCCCCATTACCGCCAATGTGCGAGACAACGCCTTGATGTTGGAGGTCATGGCTGGAACGGACGGGCTCGATCCCCGGCAAGCCGCGCCCCGGGTCGACACGTACAGCGATTACCTGGAACGCGGTGTGAGCGGCCTGAGGATCGGCGTCCTGCGTGAAGGCTTCGAACTGGCCAACCAGGATCCGCGCGTGGCGTCGTCTGTACGCAATGCCATCGCACGGTTTTCGCAACTGGGCGCGCATGTCGAGGAGGTGTCGGTGCCTGAGCACAAGATCGCCGGTTCGCTGTGGCACCCCATCGGCTGTGAGGGCCTGACGATGCAGATGATGCACGGCAATGGGGCGGGCTTTAACTGGGAAGGGCTGTATGACCTGGGGTTGCTGGACAAGCAAGCCGGATGGCGCGATCAGGCGGATGACCTGTCTGCCTCTCTCAAGCTGTGCATGTTCGTCGGCCAATACGGTGTGGAGCGCTACAACGGGCGTTTCTACGCCAAGGCGCAAAACCTCAGGCGCCTGGCACGCTCGGCCTATGACGCGGCCTTGGCGCGCTACGACCTGCTGGTGATGCCGACCGTCCCGATCATTGCCCAGCCCCACCCGGAACCGGGTTGCTCGATCACTGAGTACGTGGCTCGAGCACTGGAAATGATCGGCAATGCCTCGGCCCAGGACATCACTGGCCACCCTGCCATGTCGATCCCCTGCGGTCTGGTAGACGGTCTGCCTGTGGGGCTCATGCTGGTGGGCAAGCACTATGCCGAAGGCACGATTTACCAGGCTGCCGCGGCGTTCGAGGCGTCTGTCGACTGGAAAGACTGTTAGCCGCCCCCCGCAGCGCAAAAAGAACAAGCCGCCAGGCGCTGCCCAGAAGCTCAATGATGAGGAATAAACCGATGACCACACCTGAAAAAAACACATCAACCCCGGGCGAACGAGCACAAGCGTTACTGCAAGTGCTCAAGCAGAAGGACCTGATCCCCGACGGTTACATCGAGCATATGACGCAACTGATGGCGCACGAATGGAGCCCGGAGAATGGCGCTCGAGTTGTGGCCAAGGCCTGGGTAGACCCGCAGTTTCGCGAACTGCTGCTCAGGGACGGCACCGCCGCGTGTGCTCAATTTGGCTACACCGGCCCGCAGGGTGAATACATTGTTGCCCTGGAAGACACGCCCCACCTGAAAAACGTGATTGTGTGCAGCCTGTGCTCCTGCACCAATTGGCCCGTCCTCGGCTTGCCGCCGGAGTGGTACAAGGGCTTCGAATTCCGCGCGCGGCTGGTGCGCGAAGGGCGCACCGTCCTGCGCGAACTGGGCACGCAACTGCCGGACGACGTCACCATCAAGGTGTGGGATACCAGCGCCGAAAGCCGCTATCTGGTGCTGCCTATGCGACCGCAGGGGAGCGAGTCCATGGATGAAGAGGCGCTTCGAAAATTGATCACCAAGGATGTCCTTATCGGCGTGGCGCTACCGCACGTCGCGTAACCGGGGCGCTTTGTTTCCTTCACTTTTCAGAGGTATTCACGATGGATGGTTTTCACGATCTCGGTGGTTTTCAAGGCTTTGGCAAGGTCCCTCACACCATTAACAGTCTGAGCTATAAACAGGTATTCAAGCAGGACTGGGAACACCTGGCCTACAGCTTGATGTTCATCGGTGCCGATCACTTGAAAAAATTCAGCGTGGACGAAGTGCGCCACGCCGTCGAGCGCCTGGATGTCCGCCAACATGTCGGCACCCAGTACTACGAACGCTATGTCATTGCGACCGCCACCCTGCTGGTCGAAACAGGCGTCATCACCCAGGCGGAACTCGATGAGGCCTTGGGCTCCCACTTCAAGCTGGCCAATCCCGCTCAGGCTGAAGGTCGCCCGGCGATCACCGGTCGACCGCACTTCGAGGTGGGCGACCGGGTTGTCGTGCGAGACGAGTACGTGGCCGGGCATACCCGCATGCCAGCCTATGTGCGTGGCAAGGCAGGCGTGGTGCTGCACCGCACATCGGAGCAGTGGCCGTTCCCGGACGCGATTGGCCATGGCGACCTGAGTGCGGCGCACCAGCCGACCTACCACGTCGAGTTTCGCGTGAAAGATCTCTGGGGAGACGCGGCAGATGATGGTCTCGTGGTGGTCGATCTTTTCGAAAGCTACCTGGACCACGCCGATGGCGCTCAAGCGGTGAAAGCATGAGTGACGGCGCCCTGACAGGCCGACTGCCGGTGACGGTGCTTTCCGGCTTCCTCGGCGCCGGCAAAACCACCCTGCTCAACCATATCCTGCGCAATCGCGAAGGCCTCAGGGTGGCGGTCATCGTCAATGACATGAGCGAGGTCAACATTGATGCCCAGGAGGTGCAGCGCGATGTGTCACTGCACCGTGGCAGCGATGAGTTGATCGAGATGAGCAATGGCTGCATCTGCTGCACGCTGCGCGCCGATTTGCTCGAGCAGATCAGTGCCCTGGCGCGCCAGCAGCGTTTCGATTACCTGCTCATTGAGTCCACTGGGATCTCTGAGCCGATGCCGGTTGCGGAGACGTTCGCCTTCCTGGACGCCGAAGGCTTCAGCCTCAGCGAGTTGGCACGGCTTGATACCTTGGTGACGGTGGTCGATGGCAGCCGTTTCCAGGCGTTGCTTGAGTCACCGGACACCGTGCACCGCGAGGCGGCACAGGAGGATACGCCCAAGCGCCATCTGGCAGACCTGCTGATCGAGCAAGTGGAGTATGCCAACGTCATTCTCGTCAACAAACTCGACCTGATCGATGAGCCTGGCTACCAGGCCTTGCACGCGGTCCTCGCAGGCCTTAACCCGACCGCGCGGATCGTGCCAATGACGCAGGGTAGCGTTGAGCTGTCCGATATCCTCGGCACCCACCTGTTTGATTTACCCCGCCTTGCGGCGTCGCCGGGCTGGATGAAGACAATGGAGGCCAGCGACGCACCGGCCTCCGAGTCGGATACCTATGGCGTGACGTCCTGGGTGTACCGCGAGCGCGCCCCTTTTCACCCGAAGCGACTGTTCGATTTTCTCCAGCGACCCTGGTGCAACGGGCGACTGCTGCGCAGCAAAGGTTACTTTTGGCTGGCCAGCCGACACCTTGAAATCGGCCTGCTGGTGCAAAGTGGCAAGCACTTCCAGTGGGACTATGTCGGCCGCTGGTGGAACTTCATCGAGCCGTCGCAATGGCCCCGGGATGAATATCGGTTGCAGAGCATCATGGCCAAGTGGGACAGCATCGTCGGGGACTGCCGGCAGGAGTTGGTCTTCATCGGCCAGGATCTGGACACCCATAGGTTGCAACACGAACTCGACAACTGCCTGCTGAGTGCCCAGGAAATCGCCGCCGGCCCGTCGGCCTGGCAAGCCCTGCCGGGAGCGACAGCCTTTGACACCCGGGCCTTGTCGGCAGGCCCCTCCCCCCTCCCGCAGGCGGATCCCATTTGACCGAGGTAGAGGTGCTCCATGCTTTTTTTCAGCAGAACCACCCGTTGGGTACTGGCGCCGCTTGCCGAGAGGCTGGAACAGCCAGACCAGCCGAGCACGCCGTTATCGTCGAACAACCCGTTATTGCGCCGCATTCTGTCAGGCGTCGATCAACTGCTACAGGAGCGGCGTGCCTTGGAGGAGCAAGCGCGCGCACTGACATTGAACGTCAGCCAATTGGACGAACGCCTGGCCTGCCGCGACAAGCATTTGCGCGAACTGGAGACACGCTGGGCACTGATCACCCAAGGTGCAGATGAACTGTTCTGGTCGCTGCAACTGGCTGCAAACGGCGCTCCCGCGCCGGAATGTGCGATGGAGTGGACGGGATCGGCGTCGATCCAGGCCCAAGGTATTGATCAGCTTGGCCGTTGGAGCGAACAGCTACATCCCGCTGATCGGCAACCGCACCTGGGGGCGCTTGCCCGGCATCTTGCCGACCGCAGTGGGCGGACGCCCTTTGCGCTGGAGGTGCGCCTGAAGGCCACATCAGGCGGTGACTATCGCTGGTGCACGATCAGCGGTAACGCAAGCCGTGACCCGCAAGGCGTACCTCTTGCCATCGGTGGGACCCTTCGTGACATTCACGAACAACGCCTGCACAACGAGACACTTGAACTGGCGGCCACACGTTTCGACATTTCCAGGGAAATGCTGCACGACGGGCTCTGGGACATCGAGGTGGTGGCCGGAGACCCTGCGAATCCGAAAAATACCATCTGGTGGTCGTCGCAAATGCGTCGACTGCTGGGGTGCAGCACGGTTGAGGAGTTCCCCAACACCCTGGAAAGCTGGACTTCGCGCCTGCATCCCGACGACAGCGAACGGGCGATCGCAGCGTTTGTCGCCCACGTTGACGACCGCAGCGGCAAGACACCGTTTGATGTGGATTATCGACTCAAGCATAAAAGTGGCGCTTACCGCTGGTTTCGCGGCCGGGGGCAAACGCGTCGCTCACCGGACGGTTCCCCGCAACGCGTGGTGGGCGCCATCACCGATATCCATGCCCACCATGAAGAAAGCACGATGCGTGAGGCGCAGGCGGAACAACATCGGGTGATGCAGGACACGCTCAGCAAGTTGACGCACATTGTCGCCACCATCCAGGGCATTGCCAGCCAAACCAACCTGCTGGCGTTGAACGCCGCCATCGAAGCAGCACGCGCCGGCGAGGCCGGGCGCGGGTTTGCCGTGGTCGCTGATGAAGTTCGCAAGCTGGCCACTCGAACCAGCCAGGCCACACAGCAAGCGGCCGAAATGATGGACAGCTAGCGACAACAAAGCACGCGCACTGGGCGTGCCCACACAGAACATCCTCCAACAATAACAATCAGGTACGGTATGCGCGATTACGACTCGGCAGTGACATCTTTCAATTATCGACAGCTGGCCGCACAGGACTTGCACGGCGAGCTGGGGGCCATGAACGCCTGCATCGAATGCTGCGACCGACACGCCCTGGGTGATGCCGTGGCGTTGTACTGCGAAACGCAGGATGGCCGCGCCACGCGCTACACGTTCAGCGAACTGCAGGCCCACGCTGCGCGCTTCGGCAACTTCCTACGCGAGCAAGGGGTCAAGCCGGGAGAGCGTGTAGCGGGCCTGATGCCACGCACGGTTGAACTGTTGATTGCCATTTTGGGGACCTGGCGCATCGGCGCGGTCTACCAACCGCTCTTCACCGCATTCGGCCCCAAGGCGATCGAGCAGCGCCTGGGTTGCTCCGAGGCGCGCTGGGTGGTGACCGATGCCCATAATCGCCCCAAGCTGGACGACGTCATCGACTGCCCACGCATCATCGTGACCGGCGCTGACCCACGCAACCCGGACGATTACGACTTCTGGACCGCCCTGGATCGTCAACAAGCCGATTGTGCGCCTGAGTTGCTGGACGCCAGTGCGCCGTTCCTGCTGATGTGCACGTCAGGCACCACGGGGCCGGCCAAGCCATTGGAAGTGCCATTAAGCGCCATCCTGGCCTTCAAGGGCTATATGCGTGATTCGATTGACCTGCGAGAGGACGACCATTTCTGGAACCTCGCCGACCCCGGCTGGGCCTATGGTTTGTATTACGCGGTGACCGGCCCGCTGGCATGTGGCCGTGCCACGCTGTTCTATGACGGCCCTTTCGCGGTGGACAGTACGTGCCGGATCATTGCCAAGTATGCGATCACCAACCTGGCCGGATCGCCGACCGCCTACCGCCTGCTGATCGCGGCGGGGGCTGCGTTCGCCGACACCGTACGCGGTCACCTGCGCGTCATCAGCAGTGCCGGCGAACCCCTCAACCCGCAGGTCATCCGTTGGTTTGCCGAGGAACTCGGCGTGGTCATCCACGACCATTATGGCCAGACTGAAATCGGCATGGTGCTGTGCAACCACCACGGCCTGCGTCACCCGGTACGTGAGGGCTCAGCCGGTTATGCGGTTGCGGGGTACCGGATTGTCGTGCTGGATGAAGCTCATCGGGAACTGCCACCTGGCCGGCCAGGCGTGTTGGCGGTGGATCGCGAGCGCTCGCCCCTGTGCTGGTTCGACGGCTACCTGGGGATGCCTACCCAGGCGTTTGTCGACCGTTATTATCTGAGCGGCGATATCGTGGAGCTCAATGACGACGGCAGTATCAGCTTCGTGGGCCGTAACGACGACGTGATCACCACCTCCGGCTATCGCGTCGGACCTTTCGATGTGGAAAGTGCGCTGATCGAACACCCTGCGGTGGTTGAAGCAGCGGTGATTGGTAAACCGGACCCGCAACGCACTGAGTTGATCAAGGCGTTTATCGTACTGAGCGGTCAATACCTACCAAGCACCGAGTTGGCGGAAGTCCTGCGCCTGCATGTCCGGCAGCGCCTGGCCGCACACGCGTACCCGAGGGAAATCGAGTTCGTCGAACACCTACCCAAGACACCCAGTGGCAAATTGCAGCGGTTCATTCTGCGCAACCAGGAAATCGCAAAGCAGCAGGCGTTCGACACATGACCCAAGGCCGGGGCCGTCGGCCGTGGTCGCGTGTGCGCAACACAGCGTACGTGTTGTGCTGAGTCGCTCGGAATTCCAGCGCAGAGCCCTGGAGTTGTTCCAGGAGCGCAGTTTCAGCCAGGTCAGCATGCGTGAACTGGCGGCGCATATCGGCATCACTCCGGGCGCGATTTATCACCACGTGGAAAGCAAGGAAGCACTGCTTTTCGAGTGGCTGATGGAGCTGTATCAGACGTTGTTGTCGCACGTCGAGCTGATCAAGAAGCGAAGACTGACGCCCGCGCAACGTCTGACAAAACTGATCGAAGGCCACCTTCGATTGCATGAACACATGGCCGGGCAGTTCAAGCTGGCCGTCATGGACACCGGCTGCCTGAACGCGCCGATGGAAGCACGTGTACGGCGATTGAGGGACGCTTATGAGTCAGAAATACTGAGCCTGGTGGGGCAGCTATGTCATCAGCCTGGTGGCCCCTTGCGCGAAGGTGCACTGCAGGCCATCGTGCCCATGCTGAACAGCCTGCCAGCATGGCTGAGCCCGATGATGGACAAAGCCCAGCGCCGGGTCATCGCCCAGGCCATCGTCAATGCGGTCGTCCAGGCGATAAAGGCCCTGCCGTGAGCCAGGTAAGCAATGCGCCTGGACAGGGCCCGGTAATCAGGCCACCGCCCGGATCCGAGGTCCTCAGATACTCAGGAGCTCGGCCACTGGAAAACGGTGGGTGGTCTTCATTTCTCGCAGTGAAAGGTTCGAGCGGATACTCAATACGCCCGGGAGCTTTCTCAGCACTTTTTCCACGAATCTGCTGTAGCTGTCCAAATCTCTTGCGACGACTTGAAGTAAAAAATCCGCTTCGCCAGTTGTATTGTGACAACTGAGCACCTGCGGCGCCGACGCTATGATTTTCTCAAATTTTTCCGTGGCTTCTTCACTGTGATCGCTGCAGGAAATCTGCACGAACGCCATCACCCCCAGGCCCAGTTTCCGGCGATTCAGGATGGCTTGATACCCCTCGATCACACCGCATTCTTCCAGGCGTTTCTGCTTGCGCCAGCAAGACGCTTCGCTGAGGGAAAGTTGC
Proteins encoded in this region:
- a CDS encoding amidase — protein: MAIVRPTLEQLLDIASRLHMQLSPEQAREYLPLMQASFDAYDLIDELPDFIPLVRYERSSGYRPSAAHNPLNAWYVRTEVSGARDGKLAGKTVALKDNISLAGVPMMNGAKPLEGHVPSFDATVVTRLLDAGATILGKATCEHYCLSGGSHTSDPAPVHNPYRHGFASGGSSSGSAALVAAGEVDLAVGGDQGGSIRIPSAFCGTYGMKPTHGLVPYTGIMAIEATIDHAGPITANVRDNALMLEVMAGTDGLDPRQAAPRVDTYSDYLERGVSGLRIGVLREGFELANQDPRVASSVRNAIARFSQLGAHVEEVSVPEHKIAGSLWHPIGCEGLTMQMMHGNGAGFNWEGLYDLGLLDKQAGWRDQADDLSASLKLCMFVGQYGVERYNGRFYAKAQNLRRLARSAYDAALARYDLLVMPTVPIIAQPHPEPGCSITEYVARALEMIGNASAQDITGHPAMSIPCGLVDGLPVGLMLVGKHYAEGTIYQAAAAFEASVDWKDC
- the nthA gene encoding nitrile hydratase subunit alpha codes for the protein MTTPEKNTSTPGERAQALLQVLKQKDLIPDGYIEHMTQLMAHEWSPENGARVVAKAWVDPQFRELLLRDGTAACAQFGYTGPQGEYIVALEDTPHLKNVIVCSLCSCTNWPVLGLPPEWYKGFEFRARLVREGRTVLRELGTQLPDDVTIKVWDTSAESRYLVLPMRPQGSESMDEEALRKLITKDVLIGVALPHVA
- the nthB gene encoding nitrile hydratase subunit beta produces the protein MDGFHDLGGFQGFGKVPHTINSLSYKQVFKQDWEHLAYSLMFIGADHLKKFSVDEVRHAVERLDVRQHVGTQYYERYVIATATLLVETGVITQAELDEALGSHFKLANPAQAEGRPAITGRPHFEVGDRVVVRDEYVAGHTRMPAYVRGKAGVVLHRTSEQWPFPDAIGHGDLSAAHQPTYHVEFRVKDLWGDAADDGLVVVDLFESYLDHADGAQAVKA
- a CDS encoding GTP-binding protein; its protein translation is MSDGALTGRLPVTVLSGFLGAGKTTLLNHILRNREGLRVAVIVNDMSEVNIDAQEVQRDVSLHRGSDELIEMSNGCICCTLRADLLEQISALARQQRFDYLLIESTGISEPMPVAETFAFLDAEGFSLSELARLDTLVTVVDGSRFQALLESPDTVHREAAQEDTPKRHLADLLIEQVEYANVILVNKLDLIDEPGYQALHAVLAGLNPTARIVPMTQGSVELSDILGTHLFDLPRLAASPGWMKTMEASDAPASESDTYGVTSWVYRERAPFHPKRLFDFLQRPWCNGRLLRSKGYFWLASRHLEIGLLVQSGKHFQWDYVGRWWNFIEPSQWPRDEYRLQSIMAKWDSIVGDCRQELVFIGQDLDTHRLQHELDNCLLSAQEIAAGPSAWQALPGATAFDTRALSAGPSPLPQADPI
- a CDS encoding AMP-binding protein, translating into MRDYDSAVTSFNYRQLAAQDLHGELGAMNACIECCDRHALGDAVALYCETQDGRATRYTFSELQAHAARFGNFLREQGVKPGERVAGLMPRTVELLIAILGTWRIGAVYQPLFTAFGPKAIEQRLGCSEARWVVTDAHNRPKLDDVIDCPRIIVTGADPRNPDDYDFWTALDRQQADCAPELLDASAPFLLMCTSGTTGPAKPLEVPLSAILAFKGYMRDSIDLREDDHFWNLADPGWAYGLYYAVTGPLACGRATLFYDGPFAVDSTCRIIAKYAITNLAGSPTAYRLLIAAGAAFADTVRGHLRVISSAGEPLNPQVIRWFAEELGVVIHDHYGQTEIGMVLCNHHGLRHPVREGSAGYAVAGYRIVVLDEAHRELPPGRPGVLAVDRERSPLCWFDGYLGMPTQAFVDRYYLSGDIVELNDDGSISFVGRNDDVITTSGYRVGPFDVESALIEHPAVVEAAVIGKPDPQRTELIKAFIVLSGQYLPSTELAEVLRLHVRQRLAAHAYPREIEFVEHLPKTPSGKLQRFILRNQEIAKQQAFDT
- a CDS encoding TetR/AcrR family transcriptional regulator, whose protein sequence is MSRSEFQRRALELFQERSFSQVSMRELAAHIGITPGAIYHHVESKEALLFEWLMELYQTLLSHVELIKKRRLTPAQRLTKLIEGHLRLHEHMAGQFKLAVMDTGCLNAPMEARVRRLRDAYESEILSLVGQLCHQPGGPLREGALQAIVPMLNSLPAWLSPMMDKAQRRVIAQAIVNAVVQAIKALP
- a CDS encoding Lrp/AsnC family transcriptional regulator yields the protein MLERLDKVDIAISERLQRDGRLSNVKLAEQLSLSEASCWRKQKRLEECGVIEGYQAILNRRKLGLGVMAFVQISCSDHSEEATEKFEKIIASAPQVLSCHNTTGEADFLLQVVARDLDSYSRFVEKVLRKLPGVLSIRSNLSLREMKTTHRFPVAELLSI